In Malus sylvestris chromosome 2, drMalSylv7.2, whole genome shotgun sequence, the genomic stretch gttttgtttctatgaTAGATAAGATTTGGGTGTGTAAAAGGCAGTGGTAAAACTATTGTCAATTCTATGCTCCATGACTTGACTTAATTGGTGTTGTTATAACAGGCAATATTTGATCAAAGCATGGGAATTAATGTATCTGTGTTCATCCTCTATGCCTCCGAGCAAGGACATTGGGGGGTATTTGTCCGAGTATGTCCACAATGTAGCACATGGTGTGAATATTGACTCTGAGGTTCAAGTCCTAGCAATTAATACATTAAATGCTTTAAAGCGTTCTGTAAAGGCTGGTCCTAGACATACAATACCAGGCCGCGAAGAGATTGAAGCGCTTTTAACTGGTCGAAAGCTAACAACAATTGTGTTTTTCTTGGATGAAACCTTTGAAGAAATCACATATGATATGGCAACAACAGTGGCTGATGCTGTTGAGGTAGGCTTATCAACTTTAATGTGCACTATCTGTTTGGGTACCAAAGAGTCAAAGGACAAAATATCACAAAAATAAAGAGTTGAATATGCAAAGCAGAATTACATGTGCCTTACAGTCAAACATAGTGGCAACTGGCAAGCCTTTGCTTTGGTAGGTCAtcacaaaattcaaattttaagcaAACAACTTTCTGGTAAAGTAAATATTTAGGGTGATACAGTAGCAACATACTGGGTGTATTTGACACACGTTTGAAGTACTGATATTAAGAAATTTTGTATCAATCGCTTAATAACTTGGAcctttttttaagtaattacttCTGACTATGGCATAATGACTCTGAATTATCCAGTATGATGAGTAACCACAGTTGTGTTGTGGACCTGTCTAACTCACAAGGTCTTTTGCCACTGAATCTGTTTAGTTTATATTTGTGATTTGCAATTACGACCCATCACCTTTAAGTGCTCATAGGATTGTAATAATAATATGCCCCAGTTTTGTACTGTTAAAAGTTTCTTTATTCTTGTTCTGTCATACATCTGTCTTCTTGATTATGTTTTTGATAAGTTTCCGTGTGGCTTTCAGGAACTTGCAGGGGTAATTAAACTCTCAGCTCCTTGTAGCTTCAGTCTGTTTGAATGCCGTAAAGTTGTAACTGGCTCAAAATCACCTGATCCTGGAAATggtattcttttatttttcttccttgTGGTTTCCTATGTTAGGGTTCACTGAACATTATCTGATATGCATTTTCTTGTCACACAGAGGAGTATATTGGGTTAGATGACAACAAGTACATAGGGGATCTATTAGCAGAACTCAAGGCCGCAAAGGATCGAAGTAAAGGAGAAATATTGCATTGCAAGCTGACATTTAAGAAAAAGCTGTTTCGGGAGTCGGATGAAGCTGTCACTGATCCAATGTTTGTGCAGTTGTCCTACGTTCAGGTGCGTAATCTCAATAAAAGTATTACTGAGCTTCTTATCCTTTGttgtttttcctttgtgatGCTCATTAAAAAAGAATTTGAGCATTGTTTGTTGACCTGTTGTTTTGACATGGCTCTTTGAATGACACCAAGGTAAACGTTGCTTTCAAGAGCTCAAGTTGAATTCGTGAACATAATGATTTCTATCTTGATGATTAACTTCTGCGGTAGTATTAGACTATTGCGATTAACCTCCAAAGTTTGTTTATATGTTGTTATGTTATAGTTGCAACATGATTATATACTGGGAAATTATCCTGTCGGAAGAGATGATGCTGCCCAGCTGTCTGCATTGCAAATCTTGGTTGACATCGGATTTCTGCGCAATCCTGAATCATGCACGTCAGTGTTCTTGCTACCTTTCTGTTCCATATTTTATTTGGCTTTTTGTTATCTGTTATTGTTTTAGAGTATGTCATGTTTATAGTTGGTCTTTCTATGTTGACTTGAGGTTAATATTTTTCAGTGACTGGAATTTGCTTTTGGAACGCTTCCTACCCAGACAAATCGCAATCACACGAGCAAAACGAGAGTGGGAGTTTGATATTCTTTCTCGTTACCATTCAATGGTAAGTTACCAGAGTGGTAAAACTTTAAATTGATATGCATGGAAATCTGTTGCACGAGTTCTTATATACAGTTACtttaaaaaagaaatacaaactTGTTATCTGATTTGGTTGTCTGTGACTCCTTGTGCATGCATCCTCAATCATACGTCTTTACTTGAAGGAGATAATACTTATGATACAAGACATTGCTGTTGTATTGTAggaaaatttgacaaaagatgATGCAAGACAACAATTTTTGAGAATACTGAGACAACTTCCTTACGGGAATTCAGTCTTCTTCAGTGTTCGCAAGATTGATGATCCCATTGGACTTCTTCCAGGGAAAATTATTTTGGGCATTAACAAAAGAGGGGTGAGTTTATATCTTCATAtacaaatataatatatgtgtgtgcgcaCCTCGTTTTAACGTTATATTGACATTATGATATCACATTCCATAGGTTCATTTTTTCCGTCCAGTTCCAAAGGAATATCTACATTCAGCTGAGCTAAGAGACATCATGCAATTTGGTAGTAGCAACACTGCTGTTTTCTTTAAGATGAGAGTTGCAGGTGTTCTTCACATTTTCCAGTTTGAAACAAAGCAGGTTTTGGCACCTCTTTAACTTATCTGTTATTTGATTCATCGTTTTTGAGGTTTTTAggtctcttcaccaaagtttatTTGACTTATATGCATTTCTCCTTTACATGCAGGGTGAAGAAATTTGTGTTGCTCTTCAAACACACATAAATGATGTCATGTTGAGGCGCTATTCTAAAGCTCGGCCTGCTGCTAGTGGTTCAACAAACGGAGATCTTTCTAACAATGTTAAGCCCTCTGATGGTGAAGTTTATGAAAAACGTGTACAGCATTTGTCAAAAGCTGTTGAAGAGTCTCAGAGGAATGCTGATCAAGTAAGAAAATAAGACTTTAATGTGCTGAAATGTTGATTACTGCTATTACCTGGTGGTTGAATGAAACTATGTTAATTCAGTTGCTGGAAGAATTGCGTGAAAAGCAAAAACAAGAAGCAAACATGCAAGAAGAATTAGAAAGTTTGAAGCAATCCTTGGCATCTGAGAAGCAAAACCTGACAGAAGTTAGATGTGATCATGATAGGCTTAGATTATTGTGTGATGAAAAGGATATGGCACTTCAGGTCAGTGTGACTAATTGTATTTGCACCCAATGTGCTTTAAATATTCTAACTGGATTCTCAAATCTATTAAGGCTGCACTACTAGAGAAAAAAAGCGTGGAAGCAAGGCTGCAAAACTTGGGTAATCAATTGGCagagaaaaataacaaaacacAGCAAGTTGGTGGAAATAACCACGTAAGTTTTTTATGAAAATACATTTTGGTATCAATTTAGTTAAGTTGGTTCTATCAAGTGGTTTATGACAAGGCTCTCAAGGTACCCACCTAGCAATTGCTAGAGTTTCTTGCCTACCAAATGTTGTGGGGTCAGGCGGGTGGCCTAGTGAGTAGTCGGGTCAAAGACCCGGAGACACtagattcaaaaaaaaaaaaaaaaaagtggtttATGACAAGGCACAAGGGATTTTGAAAACAATATCTTACACAGGCATTGCAGAAGCTCGAAGACGAAATAAAGCTTCGTGGTGAGGAGTTgttagcaaaagaaaaaactatAAGGAGACTATCTGATGAAAAAATATCATTGGAGCAAAGACTTTCTGGGCTCAAAAAGACTAAATCTGTTGAGGTTATTCCCTTGATATCTTAATTTGGTGTTGGttcgttgtttcttttttaatGATTGTAATGTCTTTGATTCTGGTACCCAATAGAAGAATCAAATATCTTAGTGAGTGTTCATTATGTAGATTGATTCTGTTGAGAAAAAATTTGAGCAAGAGCGTAGAGCGTTAAAGCTTCAAGTGTTTGAACTTGAAAAGAAGCTTGAAGGAGTTAACCAAGAATTAGCAGGTCTTAAGTCAACTCTTGCCACCAAAAACTCTGAGGTTGCTGAATTACAAAGTAGCTTAAAGGAATTGGAGGAACTGAGAGAAATGAAAGAGGTAATGGTCCTGTATAGATTCTTTAATAAAGCGTTTTCTTTCGTTtgttgtatttattttatgtacAAGGTTCCAAAAATGGTGAACATTGCCAACAAAGTCATGTTTGATTTCAGGACATTGATAGAAAGAACGAGCAAACTGCTGCCATCTTGAGGATGCAAGGAGCTCAGCTAGCTGAGATGGAAGCGCTTTACAAGGAAGAACAACTTTTGAGGAAGCGATATTTTAATACTATAGAAGGTTGTCATTCCTTGAAATCTTTACAATATTTAAGTTAACCTTTTGTTCTGTCCTTTTAGTATCACTGATGTGATGTTTTTTCcattctatatacttttcagaTATGAAAGGCAAGATTAGAGTCTTCTGTCGATTAAGACCTTTGAGTGAAAAAGAAATTACAGAAAAGGAAAGAGATACAGTTAAAAGTGTAGATGAGTTCACAATTGAACATCCATGGAAAGATGACAAACTGAAACAACATATGTATGATCGTGTATTTGATGGTAATGCCACCCAAGAGGATGTCTTTGAAGATACCAGGGTAAGTTTTTTTGTATTAAATGGTTTCATCGAAAGAgatctaatttttttaattgctaTGAATATGCATTTGTAAATCATTTCTAACATTTTTTTACGTGCATGTAATGCAGTATTTGGTACAATCTGCAGTTGATGGGTATAATGTGTGCATATTTGCATATGGGCAAACCGGTTCCGGAAAGACATATACCATATACGGTTCAGAAACTAATCCTGGACTTACTCCACGAGCTACTGCAGAGCTGTTTAAAATATTGAGGCGAGAGAACAACAAATTCTCATTTTCGTTAAAGGTATCATCTTGTTGGTTCTGTACAATGAACAATTTTAGTGGTCGCCACTTAAAACCCTTGCAAGAGCAAGATAACATTGTTAAATGCTTTCGTTTCCTATGAACATATGAAACTTCTGTACAGTAAGTACAATAAAAACGTCCCATATAAATAGAAGAAAAtggggaaaaaaaaatacaagatgGACAAGAAGTCTTATCATATCTAGTTTAACACCCTAAAAAATATACGAATTACATTCATTGTTGTTTAGGCTTTTGGTAATGGTTTTTTTTCAGTTACTACTTGGTAATGGTATTGAGTAAATATTTTTTACGCAGGCATACATGTTGGAGTTGTATCAAGATACACTTGTAGACCTTCTCTTACCGAAAAATGGCAAGCGTTTGAAATTGGAGATCAAGAAAGATTCAAAGGTAATCTCTTTACATGTCTGTAATACTTTGTAATTCTACGaggcatgtttttttttattagactGTGAAGAGTATTTTTGGTTAATTACATTTGATCCTGAATTCAtgttattgaatttttttaatattctgaTCTGTTGATTAGTATCACATCTTTAAGGTCGCTCAATGGTTGATTTTGTAATGTTAGGGTATGGTCTCGGTTGAGAATGTAACAGTTCTCTCAATTTCATCACATGACGAACTGAAAAGTGTCATTCAAAGAGGTTCTGAACGAAGGCATACTGCTGGAACTCAGATGAACGATGAAAGTTCAAGATCACACCTCATAGTTTCTGTCGTCATCGAAAGTACCAACCTTCAAACCCA encodes the following:
- the LOC126608438 gene encoding kinesin-like protein KIN-14E isoform X3 — its product is MTMDLHPSMAQSVRTSRSSFSSSNGNENTTPLHSSAAVAFANGDDYDSDSSSLAPQTPRTLSMDIPAELAGAIPLIDRFQVEGFLRLMQKQIQSAGKRGFFTKKSIGPQPRERFTFEDMLCYQKDPIPTSLLKINSDLVSRAMKLFQIILKYMGVDSSDDRVTPASLDERVELVGKMFKQTLKRTELRDELFVQISKQTRNNPDKQYLIKAWELMYLCSSSMPPSKDIGGYLSEYVHNVAHGVNIDSEVQVLAINTLNALKRSVKAGPRHTIPGREEIEALLTGRKLTTIVFFLDETFEEITYDMATTVADAVEELAGVIKLSAPCSFSLFECRKVVTGSKSPDPGNEEYIGLDDNKYIGDLLAELKAAKDRSKGEILHCKLTFKKKLFRESDEAVTDPMFVQLSYVQLQHDYILGNYPVGRDDAAQLSALQILVDIGFLRNPESCTDWNLLLERFLPRQIAITRAKREWEFDILSRYHSMENLTKDDARQQFLRILRQLPYGNSVFFSVRKIDDPIGLLPGKIILGINKRGVHFFRPVPKEYLHSAELRDIMQFGSSNTAVFFKMRVAGVLHIFQFETKQGEEICVALQTHINDVMLRRYSKARPAASGSTNGDLSNNVKPSDGEVYEKRVQHLSKAVEESQRNADQLLEELREKQKQEANMQEELESLKQSLASEKQNLTEVRCDHDRLRLLCDEKDMALQAALLEKKSVEARLQNLGNQLAEKNNKTQQVGGNNHKLEDEIKLRGEELLAKEKTIRRLSDEKISLEQRLSGLKKTKSVEIDSVEKKFEQERRALKLQVFELEKKLEGVNQELAGLKSTLATKNSEVAELQSSLKELEELREMKEDIDRKNEQTAAILRMQGAQLAEMEALYKEEQLLRKRYFNTIEDMKGKIRVFCRLRPLSEKEITEKERDTVKSVDEFTIEHPWKDDKLKQHMYDRVFDGNATQEDVFEDTRYLVQSAVDGYNVCIFAYGQTGSGKTYTIYGSETNPGLTPRATAELFKILRRENNKFSFSLKAYMLELYQDTLVDLLLPKNGKRLKLEIKKDSKGMVSVENVTVLSISSHDELKSVIQRGSERRHTAGTQMNDESSRSHLIVSVVIESTNLQTQSVARGKLSFVDLAGSERIKKSGSSGSQLKEAQSINKSLSALGDVISSLSSGGQHIPYRNHKLTMLMSDSLGGNAKTLMFVNVSPAESNVDETYNSLMYASRVRSIVNDPSKNVSSKEIMRLKKLVAYWKEQAGKREDDEDLEEIQDERPVKDRDGRHSM
- the LOC126608438 gene encoding kinesin-like protein KIN-14E isoform X1, which encodes MTMDLHPSMAQSVRTSRSSFSSSNGNENTTPLHSSAAVAFANGDDYDSDSSSLAPQTPRTLSMDIPAELAGAIPLIDRFQVEGFLRLMQKQIQSAGKRGFFTKKSIGPQPRERFTFEDMLCYQKDPIPTSLLKINSDLVSRAMKLFQIILKYMGVDSSDDRVTPASLDERVELVGKMFKQTLKRTELRDELFVQISKQTRNNPDKQYLIKAWELMYLCSSSMPPSKDIGGYLSEYVHNVAHGVNIDSEVQVLAINTLNALKRSVKAGPRHTIPGREEIEALLTGRKLTTIVFFLDETFEEITYDMATTVADAVEELAGVIKLSAPCSFSLFECRKVVTGSKSPDPGNEEYIGLDDNKYIGDLLAELKAAKDRSKGEILHCKLTFKKKLFRESDEAVTDPMFVQLSYVQLQHDYILGNYPVGRDDAAQLSALQILVDIGFLRNPESCTDWNLLLERFLPRQIAITRAKREWEFDILSRYHSMENLTKDDARQQFLRILRQLPYGNSVFFSVRKIDDPIGLLPGKIILGINKRGVHFFRPVPKEYLHSAELRDIMQFGSSNTAVFFKMRVAGVLHIFQFETKQGEEICVALQTHINDVMLRRYSKARPAASGSTNGDLSNNVKPSDGEVYEKRVQHLSKAVEESQRNADQLLEELREKQKQEANMQEELESLKQSLASEKQNLTEVRCDHDRLRLLCDEKDMALQAALLEKKSVEARLQNLGNQLAEKNNKTQQVGGNNHALQKLEDEIKLRGEELLAKEKTIRRLSDEKISLEQRLSGLKKTKSVEIDSVEKKFEQERRALKLQVFELEKKLEGVNQELAGLKSTLATKNSEVAELQSSLKELEELREMKEDIDRKNEQTAAILRMQGAQLAEMEALYKEEQLLRKRYFNTIEDMKGKIRVFCRLRPLSEKEITEKERDTVKSVDEFTIEHPWKDDKLKQHMYDRVFDGNATQEDVFEDTRYLVQSAVDGYNVCIFAYGQTGSGKTYTIYGSETNPGLTPRATAELFKILRRENNKFSFSLKAYMLELYQDTLVDLLLPKNGKRLKLEIKKDSKGMVSVENVTVLSISSHDELKSVIQRGSERRHTAGTQMNDESSRSHLIVSVVIESTNLQTQSVARGKLSFVDLAGSERIKKSGSSGSQLKEAQSINKSLSALGDVISSLSSGGQHIPYRNHKLTMLMSDSLGGNAKTLMFVNVSPAESNVDETYNSLMYASRVRSIVNDPSKNVSSKEIMRLKKLVAYWKEQAGKREDDEDLEEIQDERPVKDRDGRHSM
- the LOC126608438 gene encoding kinesin-like protein KIN-14E isoform X2; its protein translation is MTMDLHPSMAQSVRTSRSSFSSSNGNENTTPLHSSAAVAFANGDDYDSDSSSLAPQTPRTLSMDIPAELAGAIPLIDRFQVEGFLRLMQKQIQSAGKRGFFTKKSIGPQPRERFTFEDMLCYQKDPIPTSLLKINSDLVSRAMKLFQIILKYMGVDSSDDRVTPASLDERVELVGKMFKQTLKRTELRDELFVQISKQTRNNPDKQYLIKAWELMYLCSSSMPPSKDIGGYLSEYVHNVAHGVNIDSEVQVLAINTLNALKRSVKAGPRHTIPGREEIEALLTGRKLTTIVFFLDETFEEITYDMATTVADAVEELAGVIKLSAPCSFSLFECRKVVTGSKSPDPGNEEYIGLDDNKYIGDLLAELKAAKDRSKGEILHCKLTFKKKLFRESDEAVTDPMFVQLSYVQLQHDYILGNYPVGRDDAAQLSALQILVDIGFLRNPESCTDWNLLLERFLPRQIAITRAKREWEFDILSRYHSMENLTKDDARQQFLRILRQLPYGNSVFFSVRKIDDPIGLLPGKIILGINKRGVHFFRPVPKEYLHSAELRDIMQFGSSNTAVFFKMRVAGVLHIFQFETKQGEEICVALQTHINDVMLRRYSKARPAASGSTNGDLSNNVKPSDGEVYEKRVQHLSKAVEESQRNADQLLEELREKQKQEANMQEELESLKQSLASEKQNLTEVRCDHDRLRLLCDEKDMALQAALLEKKSVEARLQNLGNQLAEKNNKTQQVGGNNHALQKLEDEIKLRGEELLAKEKTIRRLSDEKISLEQRLSGLKKTKSVEIDSVEKKFEQERRALKLQVFELEKKLEGVNQELAGLKSTLATKNSEVAELQSSLKELEELREMKEDIDRKNEQTAAILRMQGAQLAEMEALYKEEQLLRKRYFNTIEDMKGKIRVFCRLRPLSEKEITEKERDTVKSVDEFTIEHPWKDDKLKQHMYDRVFDGNATQEDVFEDTRYLVQSAVDGYNVCIFAYGQTGSGKTYTIYGSETNPGLTPRATAELFKILRRENNKFSFSLKAYMLELYQDTLVDLLLPKNGKRLKLEIKKDSKGMVSVENVTVLSISSHDELKSVIQRGSERRHTAGTQMNDESSRSHLIVSVVIESTNLQTQSVARGKLSFVDLAGSERIKKSGSSGSQLKEAQSINKSLSALGDVISSLSSGGQHIPYRNHKLTMLMSDSLGGNAKTLMFVNVSPAESNVDETYNSLMYASRVRSIVNDPSKNVSSKEIMRLKKLVAYWKEQAGKREDDEDLEEIQDERPGKDRDGRHSM
- the LOC126608438 gene encoding kinesin-like protein KIN-14E isoform X4, with the translated sequence MQKQIQSAGKRGFFTKKSIGPQPRERFTFEDMLCYQKDPIPTSLLKINSDLVSRAMKLFQIILKYMGVDSSDDRVTPASLDERVELVGKMFKQTLKRTELRDELFVQISKQTRNNPDKQYLIKAWELMYLCSSSMPPSKDIGGYLSEYVHNVAHGVNIDSEVQVLAINTLNALKRSVKAGPRHTIPGREEIEALLTGRKLTTIVFFLDETFEEITYDMATTVADAVEELAGVIKLSAPCSFSLFECRKVVTGSKSPDPGNEEYIGLDDNKYIGDLLAELKAAKDRSKGEILHCKLTFKKKLFRESDEAVTDPMFVQLSYVQLQHDYILGNYPVGRDDAAQLSALQILVDIGFLRNPESCTDWNLLLERFLPRQIAITRAKREWEFDILSRYHSMENLTKDDARQQFLRILRQLPYGNSVFFSVRKIDDPIGLLPGKIILGINKRGVHFFRPVPKEYLHSAELRDIMQFGSSNTAVFFKMRVAGVLHIFQFETKQGEEICVALQTHINDVMLRRYSKARPAASGSTNGDLSNNVKPSDGEVYEKRVQHLSKAVEESQRNADQLLEELREKQKQEANMQEELESLKQSLASEKQNLTEVRCDHDRLRLLCDEKDMALQAALLEKKSVEARLQNLGNQLAEKNNKTQQVGGNNHALQKLEDEIKLRGEELLAKEKTIRRLSDEKISLEQRLSGLKKTKSVEIDSVEKKFEQERRALKLQVFELEKKLEGVNQELAGLKSTLATKNSEVAELQSSLKELEELREMKEDIDRKNEQTAAILRMQGAQLAEMEALYKEEQLLRKRYFNTIEDMKGKIRVFCRLRPLSEKEITEKERDTVKSVDEFTIEHPWKDDKLKQHMYDRVFDGNATQEDVFEDTRYLVQSAVDGYNVCIFAYGQTGSGKTYTIYGSETNPGLTPRATAELFKILRRENNKFSFSLKAYMLELYQDTLVDLLLPKNGKRLKLEIKKDSKGMVSVENVTVLSISSHDELKSVIQRGSERRHTAGTQMNDESSRSHLIVSVVIESTNLQTQSVARGKLSFVDLAGSERIKKSGSSGSQLKEAQSINKSLSALGDVISSLSSGGQHIPYRNHKLTMLMSDSLGGNAKTLMFVNVSPAESNVDETYNSLMYASRVRSIVNDPSKNVSSKEIMRLKKLVAYWKEQAGKREDDEDLEEIQDERPVKDRDGRHSM